In Nostoc sp. UHCC 0926, a single genomic region encodes these proteins:
- a CDS encoding alpha/beta hydrolase — MKISKFLISLAGAIAILTITGYYYVFILGAPQLDPPQKHAYTGLKFQLATFNSQAMGAVRNYGVILPPGYNKNQQKRYPVIFLLHGGHDDARAYADKYAILDILHKLYQNGKLPPSIVITPDGNDNRGSSPLYDPDYFDGPNGKIGTLIGLELVQVVKSRYRTLEEPQFWALGGLSSGGWGAFNIGLRYLNNFHILFSHSGYFTDNSGSQNSPQQIVQQLSPEDRKRLRVYLDAGLNDTNLLASTKGFNETLNKLGIAHVFYAFPGGHGLSGPDIGWNYFHKHLKDSLSYVGEQFKKVKS; from the coding sequence ACTGGTTATTATTATGTATTTATCTTAGGTGCGCCGCAACTAGACCCGCCCCAAAAACATGCATATACTGGGCTAAAGTTTCAATTAGCAACCTTCAACTCCCAAGCGATGGGTGCAGTCCGTAACTACGGCGTGATTTTGCCCCCTGGTTATAACAAAAATCAGCAAAAGCGCTACCCCGTAATATTCTTACTACACGGTGGTCATGATGATGCCCGTGCTTACGCTGATAAATACGCAATCTTAGACATACTGCATAAGCTTTATCAAAATGGAAAATTACCACCATCGATTGTGATTACACCTGATGGTAATGATAATCGCGGTTCTAGTCCTTTGTATGATCCTGATTACTTTGATGGGCCGAATGGCAAAATAGGGACTTTGATTGGTTTAGAATTAGTACAAGTTGTTAAGTCGCGCTACCGCACTTTAGAAGAACCCCAGTTTTGGGCGTTGGGAGGTCTTTCTTCTGGGGGATGGGGGGCTTTTAATATCGGGTTACGCTATTTAAACAACTTCCACATTCTGTTTAGTCATAGCGGTTACTTTACTGATAATAGCGGTTCACAAAATAGTCCCCAACAAATCGTGCAACAGCTATCACCTGAAGATAGGAAGCGGTTGCGTGTTTATCTGGATGCAGGTCTGAACGATACTAATTTGCTGGCTTCTACCAAAGGCTTCAACGAAACCTTAAACAAATTAGGCATTGCTCACGTATTTTATGCGTTTCCAGGAGGTCATGGTTTGTCTGGTCCTGATATAGGCTGGAACTACTTCCACAAGCATCTTAAAGATTCGCTCTCCTATGTAGGGGAACAATTTAAAAAAGTTAAGAGTTAA